Proteins from a genomic interval of Diaminobutyricimonas aerilata:
- a CDS encoding ROK family protein, producing MTGGPTASAADSLIGVDVGGTTIKAVRVDRAGVIVAEQRALTPKPDPSGELVAGAVGDVVEALGGHGGRAVGVVVPGIVDETRGVAVLSANVGFREAPVRALLERRLGTTVAFGQDVRSGAIAEARTGAGRDVDGTLAFVAVGTGVAAALLLEGRAIVSGGWAGEIGQLVLTSGPHAGSRVEHIASASATARRAGEPDALAVARRVASGDSAATAVWQTTVEVLGESLAGIAASLAPTRIIIGGGLGQAGDLLLEPLRDDLARRLEGLRVPELVAATHGDVAAALGAAFLARDAEHRTPADPGPTHS from the coding sequence GTGACCGGCGGGCCGACCGCATCCGCTGCCGACTCCCTCATCGGGGTCGACGTCGGCGGCACGACGATCAAGGCCGTGCGGGTCGACCGCGCGGGAGTGATCGTCGCGGAGCAACGAGCACTCACCCCCAAGCCGGACCCGTCGGGCGAGCTCGTAGCCGGGGCCGTCGGCGACGTGGTCGAGGCGCTCGGCGGCCACGGCGGACGCGCCGTCGGAGTGGTCGTGCCCGGCATCGTCGACGAGACGCGCGGCGTCGCCGTGCTCTCGGCGAACGTCGGCTTCCGCGAAGCGCCGGTGCGCGCGCTGCTCGAGCGCCGCCTCGGTACGACCGTCGCCTTCGGGCAGGACGTGCGCTCGGGGGCGATCGCCGAAGCACGCACCGGCGCCGGTCGCGATGTGGATGGAACCCTCGCCTTCGTCGCCGTCGGCACCGGCGTCGCCGCCGCCCTGCTGCTCGAGGGCCGCGCCATCGTCTCGGGCGGCTGGGCCGGGGAGATCGGTCAGCTCGTGCTCACTTCGGGACCGCACGCCGGCAGCCGGGTCGAGCACATCGCCTCGGCGTCGGCCACAGCGCGACGCGCGGGCGAACCGGACGCCCTCGCCGTCGCCCGCCGCGTCGCCTCGGGAGACTCCGCGGCGACCGCGGTCTGGCAGACGACCGTCGAGGTGCTCGGCGAGAGCCTCGCAGGCATCGCCGCCTCCCTCGCCCCGACGCGGATCATCATCGGCGGGGGCCTGGGTCAGGCCGGCGATCTGCTGCTCGAACCGCTGCGTGACGACCTGGCGCGTCGGCTCGAGGGCCTGCGAGTGCCCGAGCTCGTCGCCGCGACCCACGGCGACGTCGCGGCCGCGCTCGGTGCGGCGTTCCTCGCGCGCGACGCCGAGCACAGGACACCCGCCGACCCCGGGCCCACACACTCATGA
- a CDS encoding Gfo/Idh/MocA family protein: MTTSGTGSAPTTDLSVAVIGAGARSYIAEHVPEARPGARITAIVDTDEIGRARARTAHPDAVIHSSLDDLIAAGGIDAAIVTTPDHTHEAIAVALLEAGIAVYLEKPLAITLESADRVLTTAAETGTPLYVGHNFRHSAVVRTMREVIERGEIGEVKAVWVRHFVGNGGDYYFKDWHADRSKTGTLLLQKASHDIDVVHYLASGYTRRVVGMGDLMIYGGITDRRDRRGETMPDWFSMDNWPPLAQTGLNPVVDVEDVSMMMMTLDNGVLASYQQCHFTPDYWRNYTVIGTEGRLENVGDTAGGVVKVWNRRHEWQVEGDREYPIEGVASGHADADLLTMREFLDHVVDGAPTVVSPIAAREAVAAGALAAASLRDGSRPLDVPELPAHVLEHFSRVSTNHIPGRTS; this comes from the coding sequence ATGACGACGTCCGGAACGGGATCCGCCCCGACGACCGACCTCTCGGTCGCCGTCATCGGCGCGGGTGCTCGCAGCTACATCGCCGAGCACGTGCCCGAGGCGCGGCCCGGTGCCCGCATCACGGCGATCGTCGACACGGACGAGATCGGACGCGCGCGGGCCCGCACCGCCCACCCCGACGCCGTCATCCACTCGAGCCTCGACGACCTCATCGCGGCCGGCGGCATCGACGCGGCGATCGTCACGACCCCCGACCACACGCACGAGGCGATCGCGGTCGCCCTGCTCGAAGCCGGCATCGCCGTCTACCTCGAGAAGCCGCTCGCGATCACGCTCGAGAGCGCCGACCGCGTGCTCACCACCGCCGCGGAGACCGGCACCCCGCTCTACGTCGGACACAACTTCAGGCACTCCGCCGTCGTGCGCACCATGCGCGAGGTCATCGAACGCGGCGAGATCGGCGAGGTGAAGGCCGTCTGGGTGCGGCACTTCGTCGGCAACGGCGGCGACTACTACTTCAAGGACTGGCACGCCGACCGCTCGAAGACCGGCACGCTCCTGCTGCAGAAGGCGAGCCACGACATCGACGTGGTGCACTACCTCGCCTCCGGCTACACGCGGCGCGTCGTCGGGATGGGCGACCTCATGATCTACGGCGGCATCACCGACCGGCGCGACCGCCGCGGCGAGACCATGCCGGACTGGTTCTCGATGGACAACTGGCCGCCCCTCGCGCAGACCGGCCTCAACCCCGTGGTCGACGTCGAAGACGTGTCGATGATGATGATGACCCTCGACAACGGCGTGCTCGCGAGCTACCAGCAGTGCCATTTCACGCCCGACTACTGGCGCAACTACACCGTGATCGGCACCGAGGGGCGCCTCGAGAACGTCGGCGACACCGCGGGCGGCGTCGTGAAGGTGTGGAACCGCCGCCACGAATGGCAGGTCGAGGGCGACCGCGAGTACCCCATCGAAGGTGTCGCGAGCGGTCACGCCGACGCGGACCTGCTGACGATGCGCGAGTTCCTCGACCACGTCGTCGACGGAGCGCCGACGGTCGTCTCGCCCATCGCCGCCCGCGAAGCCGTCGCGGCGGGTGCGCTCGCCGCCGCCTCGCTGCGCGACGGATCACGCCCCCTCGACGTGCCGGAGCTGCCGGCTCACGTGCTCGAGCACTTCTCCCGAGTCTCCACGAATCACATTCCCGGAAGGACATCATGA
- a CDS encoding SIS domain-containing protein has protein sequence MPSTFVDAEIASQPQVWRQAGALAREVADSLPAPGERVAVVGCGTSWFIAMSYAVLREQAGHGVTDAFAGSEYPTTREYDRVVAISRSGTTTEIVDLLHALDGRATTLITAVPDSPAADAAATTIALPFADEQSVVQTRFATSGLTLLRAHLGADVEELARQAEVALEIPVDEFVSADQCTFVGTGWAVGLTFEAALKTREAAQFWSESYPAMDYRHGPIAIAQPGRLVWSLGPAPVGLDGEVAQTGATFVSHDLDPQAGLIVAQRFAVALAKARGLDPDHPRSLTRSVILT, from the coding sequence ATGCCCTCCACCTTCGTCGACGCAGAGATCGCCTCCCAGCCCCAGGTGTGGCGCCAGGCGGGCGCACTCGCCCGCGAGGTCGCCGACTCGCTGCCCGCACCCGGCGAGCGCGTGGCCGTCGTCGGCTGCGGCACCAGCTGGTTCATCGCCATGTCGTACGCCGTGCTGCGCGAGCAGGCCGGTCACGGGGTGACCGACGCCTTCGCGGGAAGCGAGTACCCCACCACCCGCGAGTACGACCGCGTCGTCGCCATCTCCCGCTCGGGCACCACGACCGAGATCGTCGACCTGCTCCACGCGCTCGACGGGCGCGCGACCACCCTGATCACGGCGGTGCCCGACTCCCCCGCCGCCGACGCGGCGGCCACCACGATCGCCCTGCCGTTCGCCGACGAGCAGTCGGTCGTGCAGACCCGTTTCGCCACGTCCGGCCTCACCCTCCTGCGCGCACACCTCGGCGCCGACGTCGAGGAGCTCGCACGCCAGGCCGAGGTCGCCCTCGAGATCCCGGTCGACGAGTTCGTCTCGGCCGACCAGTGCACCTTCGTCGGCACCGGGTGGGCCGTCGGCCTCACGTTCGAGGCCGCCCTCAAGACGCGGGAGGCCGCCCAGTTCTGGTCGGAGTCCTACCCGGCCATGGACTACCGCCACGGTCCCATCGCCATCGCCCAGCCCGGTCGCCTCGTCTGGAGCCTCGGCCCCGCGCCCGTCGGACTCGACGGCGAGGTCGCCCAGACCGGCGCGACCTTCGTCTCGCACGACCTCGACCCGCAGGCCGGCCTCATCGTCGCGCAGCGTTTCGCCGTCGCGCTCGCGAAGGCGCGCGGCCTCGACCCCGACCACCCGCGTTCGCTCACCCGCTCCGTCATCCTGACGTGA
- a CDS encoding branched-chain amino acid ABC transporter permease, protein MDWGSILGNAAGEIISPTTAAYALAAIGVGVHFGYAGLLNFGQAGFMAVGAYAFAITTLELGFSVPLAILASVIASIIFAFILGIPTLRLRADYLAIVTIAAAEIVRYLVSTVGLTDLTGGSQGLSGYAREFQALNPFGEGTFGIGPWVYSGEQWWVRVFGWGLVAIASVLVWLLMRSPWGRVVKGIREDEDAVRSLGKNVYSYKMQALVLGGVLGALAGVVFILPRAVQPGNYGTALTFFIWTALLLGGAATVWGPIVGSMIFWVVLSLTNGIINGLRSADVLSFISSTQAGQIRFILVGVALMLLVIFRPQGIFGNKKELSFNV, encoded by the coding sequence ATGGACTGGGGAAGCATTCTCGGCAACGCGGCGGGCGAGATCATCAGCCCGACCACGGCTGCCTACGCCCTCGCGGCGATCGGCGTCGGCGTGCACTTCGGCTACGCGGGCCTGCTCAACTTCGGGCAGGCGGGCTTCATGGCCGTCGGCGCGTACGCGTTCGCCATCACGACGCTCGAACTCGGGTTCTCGGTGCCCCTCGCGATCCTCGCGTCGGTCATCGCCTCGATCATCTTCGCGTTCATCCTCGGCATCCCGACCCTGCGGTTGCGGGCCGACTACCTGGCGATCGTGACGATCGCGGCGGCGGAGATCGTGCGCTACCTCGTCTCGACCGTCGGACTCACCGACCTGACCGGCGGATCGCAGGGCCTCAGCGGATACGCCCGCGAGTTCCAGGCGCTCAACCCGTTCGGCGAGGGCACCTTCGGCATCGGCCCGTGGGTGTACTCGGGCGAGCAGTGGTGGGTGCGCGTCTTCGGCTGGGGCCTCGTCGCCATCGCGTCGGTGCTCGTGTGGCTGCTCATGCGCAGCCCGTGGGGACGCGTCGTGAAGGGCATCCGCGAAGACGAGGATGCGGTGCGCAGCCTCGGCAAGAACGTCTACTCCTACAAGATGCAGGCGCTCGTGCTCGGCGGTGTGCTCGGCGCCCTCGCCGGTGTGGTGTTCATCCTGCCGCGCGCCGTGCAGCCGGGGAACTACGGCACCGCGCTCACCTTCTTCATCTGGACGGCGCTGCTGCTCGGCGGTGCCGCGACGGTGTGGGGCCCGATCGTCGGCTCGATGATCTTCTGGGTCGTGCTCTCGCTCACCAACGGCATCATCAACGGGCTGCGGTCCGCCGACGTGCTGAGCTTCATCTCGAGCACCCAGGCCGGTCAGATCCGCTTCATCCTCGTGGGTGTCGCCCTCATGCTGCTGGTCATATTCCGCCCACAGGGCATCTTCGGCAACAAGAAGGAGCTGTCGTTCAATGTCTGA
- a CDS encoding DeoR/GlpR family DNA-binding transcription regulator: protein MTPQQRLNVVLELVSERGNVSIADVSDALGVSTATVRRDLNTLAEQRLVTRTHGGASALGSGYELPLQYKIARQADAKLAIARAVADLVAPGESVGLNGGTTTSEVARMLGRSERLHVGSDVPGVTIVTNALNIAYEMSVREHVKIVVTGGVPRRQSYELVGPLVGASLRDFSIDTAVLGVDGLSAAFGATTVHEGEADASREIAAVARRIVIAADSTKLGRTTFARICPLSRVDVLVTDLEPSREMAADLAAAGVEVVVARNA from the coding sequence ATGACCCCGCAACAGCGCCTGAACGTGGTGCTCGAACTCGTGAGCGAACGTGGCAACGTGTCGATCGCCGACGTGAGCGATGCGCTCGGGGTGTCGACCGCGACGGTGCGCCGCGACCTCAACACCCTCGCCGAGCAGCGGCTCGTCACGCGCACACACGGCGGCGCATCCGCCCTCGGTTCCGGCTACGAACTGCCGCTGCAGTACAAGATCGCGCGGCAGGCCGACGCGAAACTCGCGATCGCGCGGGCCGTCGCCGATCTCGTGGCGCCGGGCGAGTCGGTCGGACTCAACGGGGGCACCACCACGAGCGAAGTGGCACGGATGCTCGGTCGCAGCGAGCGGCTGCATGTCGGGTCCGACGTGCCGGGTGTGACGATCGTGACGAACGCGCTCAACATCGCCTACGAGATGTCGGTGCGTGAGCACGTCAAGATCGTCGTCACCGGCGGTGTGCCGCGCCGCCAGTCCTACGAACTGGTGGGTCCCCTCGTCGGCGCGTCGTTGCGCGACTTCAGCATCGACACCGCGGTGCTCGGCGTCGACGGTCTGAGCGCGGCCTTCGGGGCGACGACCGTGCACGAGGGGGAAGCCGACGCGAGCCGAGAGATCGCGGCCGTCGCGCGCCGCATCGTCATCGCCGCCGACTCGACGAAACTCGGGCGCACGACGTTCGCCCGCATCTGCCCACTCAGCCGGGTCGACGTGCTCGTCACCGACCTGGAGCCCTCGCGGGAGATGGCCGCCGACCTCGCCGCCGCAGGTGTCGAGGTCGTCGTCGCCCGAAACGCCTGA
- a CDS encoding ABC-F family ATP-binding cassette domain-containing protein, which yields MGYIDVMNVSLSLPDGRPLLDEVSFRVGEGTTSALIGANGAGKSTLLRIIRGEVAPDSGSVALDGGLGVMDQFVGHVRDSTTVRELLVSVAPPRIRNAARALDAAESALIERDELDTQLAYASAIAEYSDAGGYEHETVWDQCTVAALGVPFDRAQYREVNTLSGGEQKRLVLEALLRGPDEVLLLDEPDNYLDVPAKRWLEEALRATPKTVLLVSHDRELLARAADRIITLELGGAGNTVWVHGGGFASYHRARDERMERLDELKRRWDEQHAKIKQLVATMKVKAAANDGFASRYQAALTRLRRFEEAGPPQERPLDQDLNLRLRGSRTGKKVVVCEQLELSGLMAPFDLEVWFGERVAVLGSNGSGKSHFLRLLALGGSDPDPAAGHLTSVGAELTPVRHEGVAKLGARVVPGWFAQAHEHPSLIGRSLLDILFRGDDARAGMPRGEASRALDRYGLVGAAAQDFESLSGGQQARFQILLLELSGATLLLLDEPTDNLDLVSAEALQDALERFEGTVMAVTHDRWFARSFDRFLVFGEDGRVYESDEPVWDEGRVARAR from the coding sequence ATGGGCTACATCGACGTCATGAACGTCTCGCTCTCGCTACCTGACGGGCGCCCGCTGCTCGACGAGGTCTCGTTCCGCGTCGGGGAGGGCACCACGTCGGCGCTCATCGGCGCGAACGGCGCAGGCAAGTCCACCCTGCTGCGCATCATCCGCGGCGAGGTGGCGCCCGATTCCGGCTCCGTCGCCCTCGACGGGGGCCTCGGCGTCATGGACCAGTTCGTCGGTCACGTGCGCGACTCGACGACCGTGCGCGAGCTGCTCGTCTCCGTGGCGCCCCCGCGCATCCGGAATGCCGCCCGCGCGCTCGACGCCGCGGAATCCGCGCTCATCGAGCGGGACGAGCTCGACACGCAGCTCGCCTACGCGTCGGCCATCGCCGAATATTCGGATGCGGGCGGTTACGAGCACGAGACGGTGTGGGACCAGTGCACGGTCGCGGCGCTCGGCGTGCCGTTCGACCGGGCGCAGTACCGCGAGGTGAACACGCTGAGCGGGGGAGAGCAGAAGCGGCTCGTGCTCGAGGCGCTGCTGCGCGGCCCGGACGAGGTGCTGCTGCTCGACGAGCCCGACAACTACCTCGACGTGCCGGCGAAACGGTGGCTCGAGGAGGCGCTGCGCGCCACGCCGAAGACCGTGCTGCTCGTGAGCCACGACCGAGAGCTCCTCGCGCGCGCCGCCGACCGCATCATCACGCTCGAGCTCGGCGGGGCCGGCAACACCGTGTGGGTGCACGGAGGCGGGTTCGCGAGCTACCACCGCGCCCGCGACGAGCGGATGGAGCGGCTCGACGAGCTCAAGCGGCGCTGGGACGAACAGCACGCGAAGATCAAGCAGCTCGTCGCGACGATGAAGGTCAAGGCGGCCGCCAACGACGGGTTCGCCTCGCGGTACCAGGCCGCGCTCACCCGGCTCCGGCGCTTCGAGGAGGCGGGTCCCCCGCAGGAGCGTCCGCTCGACCAGGACCTCAATCTGCGGTTGCGCGGATCCCGCACGGGCAAGAAGGTCGTCGTCTGCGAGCAGCTCGAATTGAGCGGCCTGATGGCGCCGTTCGACCTCGAGGTGTGGTTCGGGGAGCGGGTCGCCGTGCTCGGGTCGAACGGATCGGGCAAGTCGCACTTCCTGCGGCTGCTCGCGCTCGGCGGGAGCGACCCCGACCCGGCCGCCGGTCACCTCACCTCGGTCGGCGCGGAACTCACGCCGGTGCGGCACGAGGGCGTCGCGAAGCTCGGCGCGCGGGTCGTGCCCGGCTGGTTCGCCCAGGCCCACGAGCATCCGTCGCTCATCGGGCGCTCGCTGCTCGACATCCTCTTTCGCGGAGACGACGCCCGTGCCGGCATGCCCCGTGGGGAGGCCAGTCGTGCCCTCGACCGGTACGGACTCGTCGGGGCGGCGGCGCAGGACTTCGAGTCGCTCTCCGGCGGCCAGCAGGCGCGGTTCCAGATCCTGCTTCTCGAGCTGAGCGGGGCCACGCTCCTGCTGCTCGACGAGCCGACGGACAACCTCGACCTCGTGTCGGCGGAGGCCCTGCAGGATGCGCTCGAACGGTTCGAGGGCACCGTCATGGCGGTGACGCACGATCGCTGGTTCGCGCGCTCGTTCGACCGGTTCCTCGTGTTCGGCGAGGACGGCCGGGTGTACGAGTCCGACGAGCCGGTGTGGGACGAGGGCCGGGTGGCCCGCGCCCGCTGA
- a CDS encoding branched-chain amino acid ABC transporter permease, translated as MHTAGQSRTPRFRRWLGGLGAALAGATLATLLVSASAAAEETTPTPTPTPTGDFTTTFTVGGIIRSDDTPLEGVEVLVEGDDFEETGTTAEDGRWAVVVPGRGEYTATLQVDTLPEGVAPRDPDNVTRQVTIGTTNTVNVLFPTGEGSTQRTTFADTLLTRLVYGLNFGLLLALAAIGISLIFGTTGVNNFAHGEMLTFGAIFFYLFTTAFGWNLVVSILATLLLSAAFGWVQDAGLFKPLRRRGVGLVQVLVVTIGLSIVVRYLFLYFFGGGTENLNTGLTDTVALGPVTITAASLVSMGVSIVMLVLVGLFLTRTRIGKATRAVSDNASLAAASGINVDRVIRVVWVMAATLTGLSGILYGLYRGVTWDMGFAILLLLFAAVTLGGLGSAFGALVGALIIGLFTELSTVVIPPDLRFAVALVVLILVLLFRPQGVLGRKERIG; from the coding sequence GTGCACACAGCTGGCCAATCGCGTACCCCGCGATTCCGACGGTGGCTCGGCGGCCTCGGTGCCGCCCTTGCCGGGGCGACACTCGCGACGCTCCTCGTCTCCGCCTCCGCGGCGGCCGAGGAGACCACGCCGACGCCGACCCCCACACCGACGGGCGACTTCACCACCACCTTCACCGTCGGCGGCATCATCCGCTCCGACGACACCCCGCTCGAGGGCGTCGAGGTGCTCGTCGAGGGTGACGACTTCGAAGAGACCGGCACGACCGCCGAAGACGGCCGCTGGGCCGTCGTGGTCCCGGGCCGCGGCGAGTACACCGCGACGCTGCAGGTCGACACCCTCCCCGAGGGCGTCGCCCCGCGCGATCCGGACAACGTCACCCGACAGGTCACGATCGGCACGACGAACACGGTCAACGTGCTCTTCCCGACCGGTGAGGGGTCGACGCAACGCACGACGTTCGCCGACACCCTGCTCACCCGGCTCGTGTACGGACTCAACTTCGGCCTGCTGCTCGCCCTCGCCGCGATCGGTATCTCGCTGATCTTCGGCACGACGGGCGTCAACAACTTCGCCCACGGCGAGATGCTCACCTTCGGGGCGATCTTCTTCTACCTCTTCACCACGGCGTTCGGCTGGAACCTCGTGGTGTCGATCCTCGCGACGCTGCTGTTGAGCGCCGCGTTCGGATGGGTGCAGGACGCGGGGCTGTTCAAGCCGCTCCGGCGCAGGGGCGTCGGGCTCGTGCAGGTGCTCGTCGTCACGATCGGCCTCTCGATCGTGGTGCGCTACCTCTTCCTCTACTTCTTCGGCGGAGGCACCGAGAACCTCAACACCGGCCTCACCGACACCGTCGCCCTCGGCCCGGTGACCATCACCGCCGCCTCGCTCGTGAGCATGGGCGTCAGCATCGTGATGCTCGTGCTCGTCGGCCTCTTCCTCACCCGCACCCGCATCGGCAAGGCCACCCGCGCGGTGAGCGACAACGCGTCGCTCGCGGCCGCATCCGGCATCAACGTCGACCGCGTCATCCGGGTCGTCTGGGTGATGGCGGCGACGCTCACCGGCCTGAGCGGCATCCTGTACGGCCTCTACCGCGGGGTCACGTGGGACATGGGCTTCGCGATCCTGCTGCTGCTCTTCGCCGCGGTGACCCTCGGCGGCCTCGGCAGCGCGTTCGGCGCGCTCGTCGGCGCCCTCATCATCGGGCTCTTCACGGAGCTCTCGACCGTCGTCATCCCGCCCGACCTGCGTTTCGCGGTCGCGCTCGTCGTGCTCATCCTCGTGCTCCTGTTCCGCCCCCAGGGCGTGCTCGGGCGCAAAGAGCGGATCGGCTAG
- a CDS encoding N-acetylglucosamine-6-phosphate deacetylase, translated as MSSDVVIAASRLVDGTGSDGPGWLRVRDGVIVERGQGEPTGDVTTRLGAVVPGFLDMHVHGALGVDFGALGADPAPAIAAHARRGSTTLVASLATGPLTATADRLRELAPIVHQGGLAGLHLEGPFLSSARAGAHDRSLLRAPERADLDALLTAADGTIAMVTLAPELPGAFEAIAHLVDGGVVVALGHTDASADEVRRAIDAGATVITHLFNGMPPLHHRHPGLAGVALTDERVTVELIADGHHVDDVVIDLTRRAAGGRLALVSDAMSATGLGDGRYDLAGSIVDVHDGIAELADGSSLAGSTTPVGDAVARLLRRGIDLAEVVSVTSAAPARALDRPGHALAVGSPADLVEIVDGAVARVLRGGALVA; from the coding sequence ATGAGCAGCGACGTCGTGATCGCGGCATCGCGACTCGTCGACGGCACGGGTTCCGACGGTCCGGGCTGGCTGCGGGTGCGCGACGGCGTCATCGTCGAGCGTGGGCAGGGAGAGCCGACCGGCGACGTGACGACCCGGCTGGGCGCCGTCGTGCCGGGCTTCCTCGACATGCACGTGCACGGCGCTCTCGGCGTCGACTTCGGCGCGCTCGGGGCGGATCCTGCTCCGGCGATCGCCGCGCATGCCCGACGAGGCAGCACCACCCTCGTCGCGTCCCTCGCAACCGGCCCCCTCACCGCGACCGCCGACCGCCTGCGCGAGCTTGCGCCGATCGTGCACCAGGGCGGGCTCGCCGGTCTGCACCTGGAGGGCCCGTTCCTCTCCTCCGCACGCGCCGGCGCTCACGACCGGTCCCTGCTGCGGGCACCCGAGCGCGCCGACCTCGACGCGCTCCTCACGGCGGCGGACGGCACGATCGCGATGGTCACGCTCGCGCCGGAGCTTCCCGGCGCGTTCGAGGCGATCGCGCATCTCGTTGACGGCGGGGTCGTCGTGGCCCTCGGTCACACCGACGCCTCCGCGGACGAGGTCCGTCGCGCCATCGACGCGGGCGCGACCGTGATCACCCACCTCTTCAACGGGATGCCGCCCCTGCACCACCGGCATCCGGGTCTCGCGGGCGTGGCGCTCACCGACGAACGGGTCACGGTCGAGCTCATCGCCGACGGCCACCACGTCGACGACGTCGTCATCGACCTCACCCGCCGTGCCGCGGGCGGCCGGCTGGCCCTCGTCTCCGACGCGATGTCGGCGACCGGGCTCGGGGACGGGCGCTACGACCTCGCGGGATCGATCGTCGACGTGCACGACGGGATCGCCGAACTCGCCGACGGGTCATCGCTCGCGGGCAGCACGACGCCGGTCGGCGACGCCGTCGCCCGGCTGCTGCGACGGGGCATCGACCTCGCCGAGGTCGTCTCGGTCACGAGCGCGGCGCCGGCACGCGCGCTCGATCGCCCCGGCCACGCCCTCGCCGTCGGCTCCCCCGCCGACCTGGTGGAGATCGTCGACGGCGCGGTCGCGCGCGTGCTGCGCGGGGGCGCGCTCGTCGCCTGA
- the guaB gene encoding IMP dehydrogenase — MDQPDPFGFIGLTYDDVMLLPGHTDVIPSEADTSSRLSKRVSVSAPLISSAMDTVTESRMAIAMARHGGLGVLHRNLSIDDQAAHVDKVKRSESGMITNPVTTTPDATVAEVDALCGQFRVSGLPVVEDDGTLVGIITNRDMRFVSPFEKSTTLVRDVMTKTPLITAPEGIDPDGAVAIFAQHKIEKLPLVDDRGRLRGLITVKDFEKTEKYPNATKDAEGRLRVGAAIGFFGDAWERAGALRDAGVDIIVVDTANGDSAGVLDIIRRIKSDSAFDAIDVIGGNVATRSGARALAEAGADAIKVGVGPGSICTTRVVAGVGVPQVTAVYEAALAAREFDVPVIADGGLQYSGDIAKALVAGAETVMLGSLLAGTDESPGELRYVNGKQFKSYRGMGSLGALQTRGKKTSYSRDRYFQADVPSDEQLIAEGIEGQVPYRGPVGSVVYQLLGGLRQSMFYTGARTIPELRVKGRFVRITAAGLKESHPHDIQMVVEAPNYRG; from the coding sequence ATGGACCAGCCCGATCCGTTCGGATTCATCGGACTCACCTACGACGACGTCATGCTCCTGCCCGGGCACACCGATGTCATTCCGAGCGAGGCCGACACCAGTTCGCGCCTCAGCAAGCGCGTCTCGGTGAGCGCGCCGCTCATCTCGAGTGCGATGGACACCGTCACCGAGTCGCGCATGGCGATCGCCATGGCCCGGCACGGCGGACTCGGGGTGCTGCACCGCAACCTGTCGATCGACGACCAGGCGGCGCACGTCGACAAGGTCAAGCGCAGCGAGTCCGGGATGATCACCAACCCGGTCACGACGACGCCGGATGCCACGGTCGCCGAGGTCGACGCGCTGTGCGGCCAGTTCCGCGTCTCTGGACTCCCGGTCGTCGAGGACGACGGCACCCTCGTGGGCATCATCACCAACCGCGACATGCGTTTCGTCTCGCCGTTCGAGAAGTCCACGACGCTCGTGCGCGACGTCATGACGAAGACGCCGCTCATCACCGCACCCGAAGGCATCGACCCGGACGGCGCGGTCGCCATCTTCGCCCAGCACAAGATCGAGAAGCTCCCGCTCGTCGACGACCGGGGCCGGCTGCGCGGGCTCATCACCGTCAAGGACTTCGAGAAGACCGAGAAGTACCCGAACGCGACGAAGGACGCCGAGGGCCGGCTGCGTGTCGGTGCCGCGATCGGCTTCTTCGGTGACGCGTGGGAGCGTGCCGGCGCGCTGCGCGACGCGGGTGTCGACATCATCGTCGTCGACACCGCCAACGGCGACTCGGCCGGCGTGCTCGACATCATCCGCCGCATCAAGTCCGACTCCGCCTTCGACGCGATCGACGTGATCGGCGGCAACGTCGCCACCCGTTCGGGCGCGCGCGCGCTCGCCGAGGCGGGCGCCGACGCCATCAAGGTCGGCGTCGGCCCGGGCTCGATCTGCACCACGCGCGTCGTCGCCGGGGTGGGTGTGCCGCAGGTGACCGCGGTGTACGAGGCGGCACTCGCCGCCCGCGAGTTCGACGTGCCCGTGATCGCCGACGGCGGCCTGCAGTACTCGGGCGACATCGCGAAGGCGCTCGTCGCCGGTGCCGAGACCGTCATGCTCGGATCGCTCCTCGCCGGCACCGACGAGAGCCCCGGCGAGCTGCGCTACGTGAACGGCAAGCAGTTCAAGAGCTACCGCGGCATGGGGTCGCTCGGCGCCCTGCAGACCCGCGGCAAGAAGACCTCCTACTCGCGCGACCGCTACTTCCAGGCGGATGTGCCGAGCGACGAGCAGCTCATCGCCGAGGGCATCGAGGGGCAGGTGCCCTACCGCGGTCCCGTCGGCTCGGTCGTGTACCAGCTGCTCGGCGGACTGCGGCAGTCGATGTTCTACACCGGCGCCCGCACGATCCCGGAGTTGCGCGTGAAGGGTCGCTTCGTGCGCATCACCGCCGCGGGGCTCAAGGAGTCGCACCCGCACGACATCCAGATGGTCGTCGAGGCGCCGAACTACCGCGGCTGA